From the [Limnothrix rosea] IAM M-220 genome, the window TATGAATGCCCACATTCTAGAAGCTGTGGATACCTACGATCCCAGCACCGACTTAATCTTTCTCTTGGAAGCAGCGAATCAGGTCACATTTTTTAACCTTAAAAATCTCCCGATTACGCCCCCCCAATGTTACGAGCAAGTTTGTAAAATGCGGGATGAATTTCCCTTGCCATTCACTCCCAGACCCATTCCCTCAGGTCGGATTAGCGAATATGAAAAGTAGCACTTTTTGAATCAAGCATGCCTAATTTTTGGGTTGTGAGTTGGGGCTTCGGTCACGACTCCAACCCAATTTTTTATGGTTTTATTAACTCCATCATCTAGGGCAATAGCTGGGCGATCGCCTTTACCTATAGACTCAATTTCACCAATTAAATTTTCCCAATCTACGGCTTCATAATGACCTAAACGTAACTTTTCTAGGGTTTGTTGCAACCATAGTTGATAGTCTTGATCGTAGGCTGTACTTGGAATAATTGGGGTGTGAGTCATAGCAATTAAAAAGGGAAATCGTCTCAACCTAGATTAATGATAACGACTTCCCTTTTTAGCGTGATTTGAGCTTATTTTGTGGCTTCGTCTACCCAGCCTTTGATCGTAGAAACTACTTGATTGAGCGGCAGATCTTGGCGATCGCCCTCTTTTCTTTTGACAACTTCAACCAAGCCGTCCTTGAGAGATTTTCCAGTAACCACACGGAAGGGAATACCAATTAATTCAGAATCTTTAAATTTCACGCCCGCCCGTTCTTTGCGGTCATCGAGAATGGTTTCGACACCTGCCGCATTGAGTTCGGTATAAAGTTTTTCTGCCGCTGCCATTTGGTCGGCATCTTTAATATTCGGCACGACAACCACCGCATGATAGGGGGCGATCGCCACAGGCCAGATAATGCCATTTTTATCGTAGGATTGCTCCACTGCTGCCTGAGCCAAACGGGAAACCCCCACGCCGTAACAACCCATCACTAACGGCTTCGTTTTGCCATCTTCGTCGGTAAAAGTTGCCCCCATCGCCTCGGAATACTTCGTGCCCAATTGGAAAATATGACCCGCTTCAATACCCCGTGCTGTTTGTAAGGTTTGGCTCGGATCATGAACCGCGCGATCGCCAGCCATGGCGAGACGAATATCAACTTTCAATTTAGGCAAGGTAAACTCAGAACCCCAGTTTGCACCAAGGACGTGGAAATTGGT encodes:
- a CDS encoding DUF29 family protein → MTHTPIIPSTAYDQDYQLWLQQTLEKLRLGHYEAVDWENLIGEIESIGKGDRPAIALDDGVNKTIKNWVGVVTEAPTHNPKIRHA